Below is a genomic region from Candidatus Methylomirabilis limnetica.
CTGGTCATCATTCAAAGAATTAAGGATCAACCTCGATAAACCTGTTTTAGGCAGTACCACGTCCATCACAGAAAAAAACTGGCATGATACGTACTCTGCAAATCTTGGGGTAAAATATCAACTGAATGACACGGTTGCATTGCTTGCCGGATACTTATATGGAGGAAATCCAGTACCTGATAAGACATTTGACCCTATTGTCCCAGATGCGACTACACACCTTTTCACCGTTGGAACAAATGTAAAATATAAGAACATGAGAATTGACCTATCATATGGTTATCAATTGCTGGAGGGGAGGAGTAAAAACAATACGGTTGCTGATCCATTGAATCCTTTCAACAACGCCAACGGAAGGTATAATACAGATATTCATCTGTTCGGTATCAGTCTAACGTATAAAATATAGGCTCTTCTCCCAAACGAGTGGGTAGATTTTCAGTCTTTTTAGATCTCCGGGAGCATGCACGTAAGGATTTTCAGGCGCAGGTACTCCTCGAGCATATCGCCCGCTCTGTCCCAAGGCCCTCTCGCCTCCAGATCCATCCCCCAACCTGCGAGGTGTGCGGCTATCGCTTCAAGGACCGGGCGAAGTTCAATGATCCTTCCTACGAGGTCTGCCGCCGCCTGAAACAGGAGCCGCCGACCCGCTTGATACCGATCGTCTTGCTCACGGCTCTAGCGGCGGAAGAAGCCCGGATCCGAGGGATCGAGGCGGGGGCTGATGACTTCATCACAAAGCCGTTCAGTCGGGCGGAGTTGAAGGCCCGCGTCCGCTCGCTGCTCAGGCTCAAGAAGTTTACCGACGAGTTGGAGCACGCCGAGGCCATGTTGCTCGCGCTGGGCCGAACCGTAGAGGCAAAGGACCCGTACACCCAGGGACACTGCGAGCGACTGGCGGCCTACTCGGTCGCCCTTGGACGGAAGCTTGGCCTGCCACCGGAGGAGCTGACAGCCCTGGACAGAGGCGGGACCCTG
It encodes:
- a CDS encoding HD domain-containing phosphohydrolase, whose amino-acid sequence is MGRFSVFLDLREHARKDFQAQVLLEHIARSVPRPSRLQIHPPTCEVCGYRFKDRAKFNDPSYEVCRRLKQEPPTRLIPIVLLTALAAEEARIRGIEAGADDFITKPFSRAELKARVRSLLRLKKFTDELEHAEAMLLALGRTVEAKDPYTQGHCERLAAYSVALGRKLGLPPEELTALDRGGTLHDLGKIGIPDAILLKPSGLSEVEWVIMREHTVIGERICQSLRSLQRVLPIIRHHHERWDGSGYPDGLAGEAIPLTARILQVANIFDALRSARPYKPAWSLQTACDTLRDEVARGWRDPGVAEPFIELVELGGLSEAPEPAGGAGV